The Candidatus Melainabacteria bacterium genome includes a window with the following:
- a CDS encoding DUF4034 domain-containing protein, protein MKRHFGLTFSLLSTLLCTQVIAGAAGEISGMKGVSTLGWTVHHGDPDEEKVEKSLSKTVPALMEKHQYAALDSLAESLRSKKQYARGRTAISIFYEQLDLPESATEEDWNTRLKDLNQWWTQYPDSKTAPAALVDYWAAYAWRARGSGYADTVSADGWKVFSERLTQGAQVFEKAKAQKSVCPKLYSFAQRIALGQGWDRAQYDKLVNEAVKKFPGRCDYYFHQVYYLQPRWHGGETEWADYAGKLADRVGGADGDKLYARLAWSILSYGLYDNIMTEFPNLKWSRIDKGFQAILAEYPDSISTQNIRLRFAILANQKALAKQLLTKLGKNIDIQTWQKKVYFFKTRAALLSK, encoded by the coding sequence GTGAAAAGGCATTTCGGATTAACTTTCAGCCTCCTGTCGACTTTGTTATGCACGCAAGTCATTGCAGGCGCGGCAGGTGAGATTTCAGGCATGAAAGGAGTGTCGACACTGGGTTGGACGGTACATCACGGCGACCCGGACGAAGAGAAAGTCGAGAAATCACTCAGCAAGACTGTGCCGGCTTTGATGGAAAAACACCAGTACGCGGCTCTCGATAGCCTGGCTGAGTCACTCAGATCAAAAAAACAATATGCACGGGGTCGCACGGCGATCAGCATCTTCTACGAACAGCTAGACTTACCCGAATCAGCGACAGAAGAAGACTGGAACACCAGACTGAAAGACTTAAATCAGTGGTGGACTCAGTATCCTGATTCCAAGACTGCACCAGCGGCGCTTGTAGACTACTGGGCCGCGTATGCGTGGCGCGCCCGAGGTTCAGGATACGCCGACACCGTCTCGGCTGATGGCTGGAAGGTCTTTTCAGAACGGCTTACGCAAGGTGCTCAAGTGTTTGAGAAAGCCAAAGCACAAAAAAGTGTCTGTCCTAAGCTCTACTCATTTGCCCAGAGAATCGCTCTCGGGCAAGGTTGGGACCGCGCTCAATACGACAAGCTCGTCAACGAGGCCGTAAAAAAATTTCCCGGTCGCTGTGACTACTACTTTCATCAAGTCTATTATTTGCAGCCGCGATGGCACGGCGGCGAAACGGAATGGGCCGACTATGCAGGCAAACTGGCGGACCGAGTTGGTGGCGCCGATGGTGACAAGCTCTATGCAAGACTAGCCTGGAGCATACTCAGTTACGGCTTATACGACAACATTATGACTGAGTTTCCCAACTTAAAATGGTCGAGAATAGACAAAGGATTTCAGGCGATTTTAGCGGAGTATCCAGATAGCATAAGCACTCAGAACATTCGCTTGCGATTTGCGATCCTCGCTAATCAAAAGGCCCTTGCTAAGCAACTTCTCACCAAACTAGGAAAAAACATCGACATTCAGACCTGGCAGAAAAAGGTGTATTTCTTCAAAACCAGAGCAGCCCTACTTTCTAAATAG
- a CDS encoding recombinase RecF, which translates to MSLIDFKVSGYRSIRDLWLKLRPVNVIVGPNGCGKSNLYRSMYLLHCAARGELAQALAEEGGMSSVVWAGKKGKHDINALSLSMRSDKYEYTMVCGPAGEVGKPEIFKLDPEIKKEDIFLLKDGHKHSLIKRRKSFIEARDAAGNKLEYTMKVLDNESVLSALRDPVKFPELFALREEMLNWRFYHHFRTDAESPLRKSQIGVMTPVLGHDGKDIAAAFETIRECGDVESLTEALEGAFPGSKVFVTTNGARRVLSMMSKEFGRPFDAQEFSDGTLQYICLVTALLSLRAPTLLALNEPEASLHPQLFQPLAQLIVRASADTQIWLTTHSTELADAILELAGYDALELQNVQGETRLKGAGLGGYRENDDVETS; encoded by the coding sequence TTGTCGCTTATTGATTTTAAGGTTTCGGGATATCGGTCAATTAGAGACCTGTGGCTCAAGCTGCGCCCTGTCAATGTCATCGTTGGTCCGAATGGCTGCGGTAAGAGCAACCTGTACAGGTCGATGTATTTACTGCATTGTGCGGCTCGTGGTGAGCTCGCGCAGGCGTTGGCCGAAGAAGGCGGCATGAGTTCAGTGGTGTGGGCCGGCAAAAAAGGTAAGCACGATATCAATGCTTTGAGCTTGTCGATGAGGTCGGATAAGTACGAGTACACGATGGTTTGCGGCCCGGCTGGTGAAGTCGGCAAGCCGGAGATATTCAAGCTTGACCCTGAAATTAAGAAGGAAGATATTTTCCTTTTGAAAGATGGTCATAAACATTCGTTGATCAAGCGACGAAAGTCTTTTATCGAAGCACGGGATGCTGCCGGTAACAAGCTTGAATATACGATGAAAGTTCTGGATAACGAGTCTGTTCTTTCTGCCCTGCGTGATCCGGTCAAATTTCCTGAACTGTTCGCTTTACGTGAAGAGATGCTGAACTGGCGTTTTTATCATCATTTCCGTACAGATGCTGAGTCACCGCTGAGGAAGAGTCAGATTGGTGTAATGACTCCCGTATTAGGTCACGACGGCAAGGATATCGCAGCAGCTTTTGAGACAATCCGCGAGTGTGGAGATGTGGAGTCGCTAACCGAGGCTCTTGAGGGAGCCTTTCCCGGCTCAAAAGTTTTCGTCACCACCAATGGTGCGCGAAGAGTGTTGAGTATGATGAGCAAAGAATTTGGACGTCCGTTCGATGCCCAGGAATTCTCTGACGGCACTTTGCAGTACATATGTCTTGTGACGGCGTTGCTTAGTTTGCGAGCGCCTACACTTCTGGCTTTGAACGAACCGGAGGCAAGCCTTCATCCGCAGTTGTTCCAACCCCTGGCGCAGCTGATTGTGCGAGCTTCTGCCGATACTCAGATTTGGTTGACGACGCATTCCACAGAACTTGCTGATGCAATCTTAGAATTGGCCGGGTATGACGCTCTGGAACTGCAGAATGTGCAGGGCGAGACGAGGCTGAAAGGCGCAGGACTAGGTGGTTACAGAGAAAATGACGATGTTGAAACAAGCTGA
- a CDS encoding DUF1275 domain-containing protein, with protein MIPWSLRLFRTRIEESMTTANREIPSADAPSVRVLLFLLSLVAGTTDVIGYLGLDGLFTAHITGNLVLICTHLASHEPIHLSQVLSIPFFAIVVCGTRVLAGRLILKHAGPLGLLLLLQLLCIAGFHILCLMSGEHPQQGQLVTVFAGMLGVSAMAVQNAMAQIAIQNAPSTAIMTTNVTRFSVDVGTLILNADAHEVHEARLRGGRTLPVIIGFSLGCFVGAVCEQAFGLRALALPTVLATIVLVLGLGIEWELKHGNKQKN; from the coding sequence ATGATACCTTGGAGCCTTCGTCTGTTCAGGACCAGGATCGAGGAATCAATGACAACTGCAAACCGCGAGATACCATCTGCCGATGCACCTTCAGTACGCGTTCTGCTCTTTCTGCTAAGTCTCGTCGCCGGAACCACAGACGTCATCGGTTATCTCGGTCTGGATGGCTTGTTTACGGCCCACATCACTGGCAACCTGGTCTTGATTTGCACCCATCTTGCCTCTCATGAACCGATACATCTATCACAGGTTCTCTCGATACCATTTTTCGCCATCGTTGTATGCGGCACACGCGTACTCGCCGGTCGCCTGATCTTGAAACATGCAGGACCACTGGGACTGCTGCTCTTGCTTCAATTGTTGTGCATAGCCGGATTCCACATTCTTTGCTTGATGTCGGGCGAGCACCCGCAACAAGGTCAGCTCGTAACAGTTTTTGCAGGAATGCTGGGTGTTTCAGCAATGGCGGTGCAAAATGCTATGGCACAAATAGCAATACAAAATGCTCCTTCGACAGCCATTATGACGACCAATGTGACACGCTTCTCGGTCGACGTGGGAACGCTTATCCTCAATGCAGATGCGCATGAAGTCCATGAAGCCCGATTGCGTGGGGGACGAACACTGCCTGTAATCATAGGGTTCTCGCTGGGCTGTTTCGTTGGCGCCGTTTGCGAACAAGCCTTTGGATTGAGAGCGCTTGCACTGCCCACGGTGCTGGCTACTATCGTATTGGTGCTGGGATTAGGTATTGAATGGGAATTGAAACACGGCAATAAACAAAAGAACTGA
- the uvrA gene encoding excinuclease ABC subunit A, with the protein MNKATQKNSISKESTGFVHVRGARENNLKNVDLDIPRDALVVFTGVSGSGKSSLAFGTLYAEAQRRYLESVSPYARRLFHQMSVPEVQSIDGLPPAVALQQQRGSPTTRSSVGSVTTLSNLLRMLYSRAGTYPPDQPHLDAESFSTNTPQGACPKCHGLGRIYDVTEESMVPDPNLTIRERAIAAWPPAWHGQNLRDILTTLGYNVDIPWKDLPKKDRDWILFTDETPNVPVYAGFDPDEVKKALKKKMEPSYYGNFSSAKRHIFYNFANTQSPAMKKRVMKYMISTDCPDCHGKRLRKESLSVKFAGFDIADMSKLPLKNFVSILLPYADGTAPALKKLEKDSPEKAIVSRRIAEDLIARINVLLELGLGYLALDRSTPTLSPGELQRLRLATQVRSNLFGVVYVLDEPSAGLHPADTEALLSALDQLKASGNSLFVVEHDLDVIRRADWIVDVGPAAGQHGGEILYSGPSDGLANVEKSQTRNYLFASEHNLNGKQPRQPKGWLKLAGITRNNLNKLDVDFPLGSFTTVTGVSGSGKSSLVSQALVELVAGELGQQISTAEDEGEELERAAVAPTGGKIAGGMSGVKRLVVVDQKSIGRTPRSNLATYTGLFDHVRKLFADTKAARARKYDAGRFSFNVAKGRCEHCEGEGFVMVELLFLPSVYAPCPTCHGARYNAKTLDIKFRNKNIAEVLEMTVDAAYEFFEDEPALKRSFGVLREVGLGYLRLGQPATELSGGEAQRIKLATELQRVHRGDTLYVLDEPTTGLHPADVERLMKQLEGLVDSGNTVIVVEHEMRVVGGSDWVIDIGPGAGDEGGNVVAAGPPRVVAQVSESRTAAYLDRFLRSE; encoded by the coding sequence ATGAACAAAGCAACTCAGAAAAATTCGATTTCAAAAGAATCAACTGGATTTGTGCACGTCCGCGGCGCGCGCGAAAACAATCTGAAGAACGTCGACCTCGATATTCCGCGCGATGCACTGGTTGTTTTTACTGGTGTGTCAGGATCCGGTAAGTCATCGCTGGCGTTCGGTACACTCTACGCTGAGGCTCAGCGTAGATATCTCGAGTCTGTTTCTCCCTATGCTCGACGATTGTTCCATCAGATGAGCGTGCCTGAGGTTCAATCGATCGACGGACTGCCTCCTGCGGTGGCTTTGCAGCAGCAGCGTGGTTCTCCGACTACTCGCTCGTCTGTCGGCAGTGTGACAACGCTGTCGAATTTGCTGCGCATGTTGTATTCGCGTGCCGGTACATATCCGCCCGATCAACCTCATCTCGACGCAGAATCATTCTCGACAAATACTCCACAAGGCGCTTGCCCCAAGTGTCATGGACTTGGTCGTATCTATGATGTAACGGAAGAGTCGATGGTGCCTGATCCAAATTTGACCATTCGCGAACGAGCAATTGCCGCCTGGCCGCCGGCCTGGCACGGGCAAAATCTGCGTGACATTCTCACCACGCTTGGTTACAACGTCGACATTCCATGGAAGGATTTGCCCAAGAAGGATCGTGACTGGATCCTGTTTACTGACGAGACGCCGAACGTCCCTGTTTATGCGGGTTTTGATCCGGATGAGGTGAAGAAAGCCTTAAAGAAAAAGATGGAACCGAGTTATTACGGCAATTTCTCGAGTGCAAAACGACACATCTTCTATAACTTCGCCAATACACAAAGCCCGGCGATGAAAAAGCGCGTCATGAAATATATGATCAGTACTGATTGCCCCGATTGCCATGGTAAGCGACTTCGCAAAGAGTCTCTGTCGGTTAAGTTTGCAGGCTTCGATATTGCTGATATGTCGAAACTTCCGCTTAAGAATTTTGTTTCCATTCTGCTGCCTTACGCCGATGGAACTGCTCCTGCTCTGAAGAAACTGGAAAAAGATTCTCCAGAAAAGGCGATAGTTTCACGTCGAATTGCTGAAGATCTGATTGCTCGTATTAACGTTCTGCTCGAACTGGGATTAGGCTATCTGGCACTGGATCGAAGCACACCGACCCTTTCTCCCGGTGAGCTTCAACGCTTGCGTTTAGCGACACAGGTACGTTCGAACTTATTTGGAGTCGTATACGTGCTTGATGAGCCTTCCGCCGGTTTGCACCCTGCTGACACCGAGGCGCTACTGTCGGCGCTCGATCAGCTTAAAGCGTCGGGCAATTCGTTGTTTGTGGTTGAGCACGATCTTGATGTGATCCGCCGGGCTGATTGGATAGTAGATGTTGGTCCGGCTGCCGGCCAGCATGGGGGCGAGATTCTCTATAGCGGTCCAAGCGACGGACTGGCAAATGTTGAGAAGTCGCAAACGCGAAACTACTTATTCGCGTCTGAGCACAACTTGAATGGAAAACAACCTCGTCAGCCTAAGGGATGGCTCAAACTTGCAGGAATTACTCGCAACAATTTGAATAAGCTCGATGTTGATTTTCCGCTGGGTTCATTCACCACTGTCACCGGTGTTTCAGGTTCTGGAAAATCCAGTCTGGTCAGTCAGGCACTTGTTGAACTGGTGGCCGGAGAGCTGGGGCAACAGATTTCAACTGCTGAGGATGAAGGAGAAGAGCTGGAGCGTGCAGCTGTGGCGCCAACGGGCGGCAAGATAGCCGGCGGTATGAGTGGTGTCAAGCGACTGGTGGTTGTCGATCAGAAATCGATTGGGAGAACGCCTCGCTCAAATCTGGCAACTTACACTGGTTTGTTCGATCACGTTCGTAAATTGTTCGCTGATACCAAAGCTGCACGGGCGAGAAAGTATGATGCTGGTCGCTTTTCCTTCAACGTGGCGAAGGGACGTTGCGAGCACTGCGAAGGCGAAGGGTTCGTAATGGTCGAGCTGCTATTTCTGCCAAGTGTCTACGCACCTTGCCCTACTTGCCACGGAGCTCGCTACAACGCTAAGACGCTGGACATCAAATTTCGCAATAAGAATATAGCGGAAGTGTTGGAGATGACTGTCGATGCTGCGTATGAGTTTTTCGAGGATGAACCGGCGCTGAAGCGTTCTTTCGGTGTGTTGCGCGAAGTGGGTCTGGGGTATCTTCGTCTGGGGCAACCAGCAACCGAACTATCAGGCGGTGAAGCGCAGCGCATTAAGTTGGCGACTGAATTGCAGCGCGTGCACCGTGGTGATACTTTGTACGTTCTGGACGAACCGACAACCGGCTTGCATCCTGCTGACGTAGAGCGTCTGATGAAACAGCTGGAAGGTCTTGTGGATTCAGGCAATACCGTTATTGTAGTTGAGCATGAGATGCGCGTTGTTGGTGGCAGTGATTGGGTGATCGATATTGGACCCGGTGCCGGGGATGAAGGTGGCAATGTCGTCGCCGCCGGTCCACCGAGAGTGGTTGCTCAGGTGTCTGAGAGCCGCACGGCAGCTTACCTTGACCGCTTCTTACGTTCTGAGTGA
- a CDS encoding glycoside hydrolase family 5 protein: MSIRKRFNRKKAMPSIRENMRLTTLSCAGMLLAATFGLSLPAFAGGGMTLQGVNISGGEFNLTTVPGVYNTNYVYPSNSEIDYFASKGLTVIRVPFSWERMQPTANGPLTTAELARLDAVVAYATSKGLSTVIDPHNYGAWFGSTVGVTGGQPNSMFADFWAKLAAHYASNPKVIFGLMNEPVGSSMTSATWRASSQAAIDAIRATGASNLILVPSTYWMHPVNFLSLNASEMIKITDPMNNWSYDVHQYLDYDGSGTHTDYLSPTDAVATLSSFTDWLKTNGKTAFLSEIGVTSDPGANASLAAMLQYMHANSDQWTGYTYWTAGAWYPASYIFLIEPQPGQGDTAQMQTLVANLTGAPPPPPPPPPPPPPPPPPPPPPPPPPPPPPPPPPPPPPPPPPPPPPPPPPPPPP, translated from the coding sequence ATGTCAATTCGAAAACGTTTTAATCGTAAGAAGGCGATGCCATCGATACGAGAAAATATGCGCCTGACGACTTTGTCGTGCGCAGGAATGCTGTTGGCAGCGACATTTGGACTCAGTTTACCAGCCTTCGCGGGCGGTGGCATGACACTGCAAGGCGTCAACATCTCCGGCGGAGAATTCAATCTTACGACAGTACCAGGCGTTTACAACACGAATTACGTCTATCCATCAAACTCAGAGATTGACTATTTCGCATCCAAAGGTCTGACTGTCATCCGCGTACCATTCTCCTGGGAGCGCATGCAACCGACTGCCAATGGACCTCTGACTACGGCAGAACTAGCGAGGCTTGACGCAGTAGTTGCGTATGCAACTTCTAAAGGGCTCTCGACAGTTATCGACCCACATAACTATGGAGCGTGGTTTGGCTCTACAGTTGGTGTAACGGGTGGTCAGCCAAATTCCATGTTTGCTGACTTCTGGGCGAAATTAGCTGCGCACTACGCGAGCAATCCAAAAGTAATATTTGGATTGATGAACGAGCCAGTGGGCAGCAGTATGACTTCTGCCACCTGGCGCGCTTCTTCGCAAGCAGCAATTGATGCGATTCGTGCGACTGGTGCTTCAAACTTGATTCTAGTTCCATCGACTTATTGGATGCACCCCGTTAATTTCCTCTCGTTAAATGCATCCGAGATGATCAAGATTACCGATCCAATGAATAACTGGTCATATGATGTGCACCAGTATCTAGACTACGATGGCTCTGGAACGCACACAGACTATCTGAGTCCGACTGACGCAGTAGCTACACTGAGCAGTTTCACAGATTGGTTGAAAACAAACGGCAAAACTGCATTCCTGAGCGAAATCGGTGTCACCTCAGATCCGGGAGCAAATGCCAGTCTGGCGGCGATGCTCCAGTATATGCACGCCAACTCGGATCAGTGGACAGGCTACACGTACTGGACCGCCGGAGCGTGGTACCCGGCAAGCTACATATTCTTGATTGAGCCACAACCCGGCCAGGGTGATACAGCTCAAATGCAGACTCTTGTAGCCAATCTCACTGGTGCGCCACCGCCGCCACCGCCGCCACCACCACCTCCTCCGCCACCACCACCACCACCACCGCCACCTCCACCACCTCCACCACCACCACCACCACCACCACCACCACCACCACCACCACCACCACCTCCACCTCCTCCACCGCCACCACCACCTCCTCCTCC
- a CDS encoding serine protease, translating into MGIDRSRDLPASAGGESPHSWSDTASHIWSSATTFVHDHPVVATSIAVVGTAGALAALKGRAGVVLDASAGGRVGLEAAGAESLLANSKAVFAGSDSMLARTESSLASGLGEKIVARNVGGELSPVWISGPEKIISPSGIQIITADLSSLGAGGVVDAFPQIPKMVVSDPLFRAGGLVTNFEGNLPSLYEAASSNVVRLQVTRTEGAATYAKTGSGYFNPQGEIVTAHHVISGGHEINVFGKPFEQPLRAIVQSVDPEHDLAVLKLIDPPASILKNIRPFNYRPASELLQPSEQVIGFGYPNGAHTLTAMPGNFSNWKNIQLGVSPEMTGDAMRTFMETAPGASGGAMVDANGRLFGTIVQMNKGDHVGWSVPYSAARGF; encoded by the coding sequence GTGGGAATAGACCGGTCTCGCGACCTGCCAGCTTCCGCAGGTGGTGAATCTCCACATTCGTGGAGTGATACCGCTTCGCATATCTGGAGTAGCGCCACAACTTTTGTTCATGACCATCCAGTCGTTGCAACCAGCATTGCTGTGGTTGGCACTGCAGGTGCTTTAGCCGCCTTAAAGGGACGTGCTGGGGTTGTCCTGGATGCTTCGGCAGGCGGAAGAGTCGGACTAGAGGCGGCGGGCGCTGAATCGTTACTGGCAAACAGTAAGGCGGTCTTTGCGGGCAGTGACTCAATGCTTGCAAGAACTGAATCCAGTCTCGCTTCGGGTCTTGGTGAAAAAATTGTTGCAAGAAATGTGGGAGGCGAACTTTCTCCCGTCTGGATCAGCGGCCCTGAGAAAATCATCTCACCGTCAGGCATACAGATAATCACGGCCGACCTGAGCAGCCTTGGTGCCGGTGGAGTAGTCGATGCATTTCCGCAAATTCCGAAGATGGTTGTCTCTGATCCTCTCTTTCGCGCCGGCGGATTGGTAACCAACTTTGAGGGCAATCTGCCATCGCTTTATGAAGCCGCCTCCAGCAATGTTGTTCGACTGCAGGTGACGAGAACTGAAGGCGCTGCTACTTATGCAAAAACTGGTTCAGGATACTTCAATCCGCAGGGAGAAATCGTCACCGCGCATCATGTCATAAGTGGTGGACACGAGATCAACGTCTTCGGAAAACCTTTTGAGCAGCCGCTGCGTGCCATCGTTCAATCTGTTGATCCCGAACACGATCTTGCTGTTCTTAAACTTATAGATCCCCCGGCAAGTATTCTTAAGAATATTCGTCCATTTAATTATCGTCCTGCAAGCGAACTCTTGCAGCCGTCTGAGCAGGTGATTGGATTCGGTTATCCAAATGGCGCACACACTCTTACAGCAATGCCTGGTAATTTTTCCAACTGGAAAAATATACAGCTGGGCGTCAGTCCTGAAATGACCGGGGATGCTATGCGAACCTTCATGGAAACTGCTCCAGGTGCATCTGGTGGTGCTATGGTTGACGCAAATGGGCGCCTGTTTGGCACTATTGTGCAAATGAACAAAGGCGACCATGTCGGCTGGTCTGTGCCATATTCAGCAGCGCGTGGCTTTTGA
- a CDS encoding DUF1963 domain-containing protein, with translation MTTDKEAERLFALGEEALESGDYDAALKNLSMSLSYKRKPLAYLLKAKVQTKKNDIEMAIREAELGVAACTSSDDQIKSELTKFLETCHSLAADKEQEVKQFRKEIAEHKEGAIKGTIAKAFAQEHKCPSLRLRPVFKNGSSSQIKGNPLLPKHFRWPARADGTELTFLAQIDLEEIARFKDIEDLLPQKGILSFFYDTEDQPWGSSSADKDGWKVFYFPKKTELEQYFDHNEEEGTKYSIDWIEEPTYPDLASDEFSSLPEQAHSEYEKFIENCYEEPPFHQLLGHPHLVQADFRESIELVTSGIDYEQIRGIDEKEQKLFNDSRRWKLLLQLDSDETLDFMWGDGGMLYFCIDEQALQKQDFSNVWLELQCY, from the coding sequence ATGACGACGGACAAAGAGGCCGAAAGACTGTTTGCACTTGGCGAGGAAGCCTTGGAGTCTGGTGACTATGATGCTGCGCTCAAAAATCTTTCCATGTCGCTCAGCTACAAGAGAAAACCACTCGCCTATCTACTGAAAGCGAAAGTGCAAACTAAAAAGAACGACATTGAGATGGCGATTCGCGAAGCCGAACTTGGTGTAGCAGCATGCACCAGCTCAGATGACCAGATAAAGAGCGAATTGACAAAATTTCTCGAAACATGTCATTCACTGGCGGCGGACAAAGAGCAAGAAGTGAAACAATTCAGAAAGGAGATCGCAGAGCACAAAGAAGGCGCGATCAAGGGAACGATTGCAAAAGCCTTTGCGCAAGAGCACAAATGTCCTTCACTGCGACTGCGCCCGGTGTTTAAAAATGGCTCCAGCTCTCAAATAAAAGGCAATCCGCTTTTGCCAAAGCACTTTCGATGGCCCGCACGAGCAGACGGCACTGAACTAACATTCCTCGCCCAGATTGATCTGGAAGAAATAGCGAGATTCAAAGATATCGAAGATTTGCTGCCTCAAAAGGGAATCTTATCCTTCTTTTACGATACGGAAGATCAGCCGTGGGGTTCATCCTCCGCCGATAAGGACGGATGGAAAGTGTTCTACTTTCCAAAGAAAACGGAGCTTGAGCAGTATTTCGATCACAACGAGGAGGAGGGAACAAAATACTCGATAGATTGGATAGAGGAGCCTACTTATCCCGATCTTGCCTCAGACGAATTCTCTTCTCTTCCAGAACAAGCTCATAGTGAATATGAAAAATTCATCGAAAATTGTTACGAAGAGCCACCATTCCATCAGTTACTCGGGCATCCTCACTTAGTTCAAGCCGACTTTCGCGAATCAATCGAACTGGTCACCAGTGGTATCGATTACGAACAAATTCGCGGTATCGACGAAAAAGAGCAGAAACTGTTCAACGATTCGCGCCGCTGGAAACTATTGTTGCAATTAGATTCCGATGAAACCCTTGATTTCATGTGGGGCGACGGCGGAATGCTCTATTTCTGTATTGATGAACAGGCATTGCAGAAGCAAGATTTCAGCAACGTCTGGCTCGAACTGCAGTGTTATTGA
- a CDS encoding tetratricopeptide repeat protein: MMTMRYIIPLSFAGCLLVCISCSTAFAGNAEWEQATHLYSQGDYRSALSGFQKIAERMPRDPSVHYMLGQCYKNLNNTKQAVSELEWVSKYATDPRIKNGAIALLAQMKQGTSITSSGGIIPGAISPYSVAPFASTSSSTQPAKIPPPKTLLNDSVSYTVSEAYKKGWVPCKGTNCLNYGTSGWHHEKVEGYPDSNMWMVYPKPDGKQYISQLHVGELVKDGVRMGACPVCNGSGWVPAK; encoded by the coding sequence ATGATGACTATGAGATACATTATTCCGCTGTCTTTCGCTGGCTGTCTTCTGGTTTGCATCTCATGCAGCACCGCTTTTGCTGGTAATGCTGAGTGGGAGCAGGCAACTCATCTGTACTCACAGGGCGATTACAGAAGCGCTTTGAGTGGTTTTCAAAAAATTGCTGAGAGAATGCCGCGCGACCCATCTGTGCATTATATGCTCGGGCAGTGCTATAAGAATTTGAATAACACGAAGCAAGCAGTATCGGAATTGGAATGGGTATCCAAATACGCAACAGACCCACGTATCAAGAATGGTGCGATTGCGCTGCTGGCACAGATGAAGCAGGGAACCAGCATTACTTCTAGTGGCGGCATCATTCCTGGTGCTATTTCGCCCTACTCCGTAGCTCCATTTGCCTCAACGTCATCTTCCACACAGCCGGCCAAAATTCCACCACCAAAAACGCTGCTAAATGATTCTGTGTCATATACGGTTTCGGAAGCTTACAAGAAAGGTTGGGTTCCTTGTAAAGGAACTAATTGCCTGAATTATGGAACATCAGGATGGCACCACGAGAAAGTGGAGGGTTATCCGGATTCGAACATGTGGATGGTGTATCCGAAACCTGACGGTAAACAGTATATTTCTCAGCTCCATGTCGGTGAGCTGGTCAAAGATGGCGTACGCATGGGCGCTTGTCCAGTGTGCAACGGAAGCGGATGGGTACCCGCCAAATGA
- a CDS encoding LysR family transcriptional regulator: MELRHLGYFVRAAELLHFTRAAESLYISQPTLSVHIQQLEEEFGSPLFARIGRNVRLTEAGQILLDRSRNVIRELELAQQEISSLQGLMRGTLRIGALLAFSLEMVPVWLGVFTKAYPEVHVIVSTGNHHDLERGILDGNFELAFSFLPLESDDLAYTPLFEEDVVMVVSADHPFSKHEHISIRDLEHIPLVLPSRQTNTRRKLDEFLVEYDVHPKIIADVDDLHALLTMVRIGKVGTVLTRMAVAGTRDLATIPFGKASEKLMAVAMWDRRAQTTPAGEAFLEVVKTHCGIEPSKST, encoded by the coding sequence ATGGAGCTTCGACATTTAGGATACTTCGTTCGCGCCGCTGAACTCTTGCACTTTACGCGCGCAGCTGAATCGCTTTATATTTCTCAGCCGACTCTCTCCGTGCACATTCAGCAGCTTGAAGAAGAGTTTGGTTCACCTCTGTTTGCTCGCATCGGGCGTAATGTTCGATTGACAGAAGCTGGTCAAATTTTGCTCGATCGTTCTCGTAATGTTATTCGTGAACTGGAGTTGGCCCAGCAGGAGATTTCCAGCCTGCAAGGTTTGATGCGAGGTACGCTGCGTATAGGTGCCTTGCTTGCATTCAGTCTGGAGATGGTGCCGGTGTGGCTGGGTGTGTTCACTAAAGCTTATCCGGAAGTGCATGTCATCGTCAGCACTGGTAATCATCATGATCTGGAGCGAGGAATATTGGACGGCAATTTCGAACTTGCCTTTTCCTTCCTGCCTCTTGAATCTGACGATCTCGCCTACACCCCTCTTTTCGAAGAAGATGTAGTGATGGTAGTTTCGGCAGATCATCCATTTAGTAAGCACGAGCACATCTCGATTCGGGATCTCGAACACATTCCGCTGGTGTTGCCCAGTCGGCAAACTAACACTCGCAGAAAACTGGACGAATTTCTGGTGGAGTATGACGTGCATCCCAAAATCATTGCCGATGTCGACGATCTGCACGCACTTTTGACAATGGTGCGAATCGGCAAAGTTGGCACTGTTTTGACACGTATGGCAGTAGCGGGCACTCGTGACCTGGCTACGATTCCGTTTGGCAAGGCATCGGAGAAACTGATGGCTGTAGCTATGTGGGATCGTCGGGCGCAAACTACGCCTGCGGGGGAAGCGTTTCTGGAAGTCGTGAAAACTCATTGTGGTATAGAGCCATCGAAATCGACATAA